In a genomic window of Telopea speciosissima isolate NSW1024214 ecotype Mountain lineage chromosome 5, Tspe_v1, whole genome shotgun sequence:
- the LOC122661128 gene encoding enoyl-CoA hydratase 2, peroxisomal-like: protein MAGSSKIFDPELVISHKFPETTFTYSERDVALYALGIGACVGDALDEKELKYVYHENGQPFIQVLPTFAVLFTYGAVNIQELTGLQFDPRLLLHGQQYIEIYKPLPTSGCIQNKVAVAGLHDKGKATVVEIDTVSYEKESGEPLCMNRTTIYLRGAGGFSNPSAPYSCSKYPANQISPLKIPKSQPVAVYEECTQESQALLYRLSGDYNPLHSDPKIAEIAGFSRPILHGLCTLGFAVRAITKCICNGETTKVKSIMGRFLLHVYPGETLITEMWLDGTRVLYQTKVKERKKTVLSGYVVLHHLTSAL, encoded by the exons ATGGCAGGGAGTTCAAAAATTTTCGATCCTGAGCTGGTCATCTCTCACAAATTCCCTGAG ACAACATTCACCTATAGTGAAAG AGATGTAGCACTCTATGCTCTTGGCATTGGTGCATGTGTAGGGGATGCCTTGGATGAGAAAGAGCTGAAATATGTTTACCATGAAAACGGGCAGCCATTCATCCAG GTCTTGCCTACTTTTGCTGTTCTATTTACTTATGGAGCTGTAAATATCCAAGAGCTTACAGGGCTACA ATTTGATCCACGTCTTCTGCTGCATGGCCAACAATACATAGAAATCTACAAGCCATTACCTACAAGTGGCTGT ATACAAAATAAAGTAGCAGTTGCTGGATTGCATGACAAag GTAAAGCAACCGTTGTTGAGATTGACACAGTAAGTTATGAGAAAGAGTCTGGTGAACCACTTTGCATGAACCG GACAACGATCTACTTGCGGGGTGCTGGTGGCTTCTCAAATCCATCAGCTCCATATTCATGCTCAAAGTATCCTGCCAACCAGATTTCACCTCTTAAAATTCCGAAGAGTCAACCTGTTGCTGTATATGAGGAGTGTACCCAAGAATCTCAG GCATTACTATACAGACTATCGGGTGACTATAATCCTTTGCATTCAGATCCTAAGATTGCCGAAATTGCTGG GTTTTCTCGTCCAATATTGCATGGGTTGTGCACCCTCGGGTTTGCAGTTAGGGCAATTACTAAATGTATTTGCAATGGAGAAACAACCAAAGTGAAAAGCATAATGGGCCGTTTTCTTTTACATGTCTACCCCGGCGAGACCTTGATCACGGAAATGTGGCTTGATGGAACAAG GGTTTTATATCAGACAAAggtaaaagagagaaagaagacagTTCTGTCTGGGTATGTGGTTCTCCACCATTTAACTTCAGCACTGTGA